From the genome of Apodemus sylvaticus chromosome 3, mApoSyl1.1, whole genome shotgun sequence, one region includes:
- the Plin2 gene encoding perilipin-2 isoform X2: protein MASVSVDPQPSVVMRVANLPLVSSTYDLVSSAYVSTKDQYPYLRSVCEMAEKGVKTVTSVAVTSAMPIIQKLEPQIAVANTYACKGLDRMEERLPILNQPTSEIVANARGAVTGAKDVVTTTMAGAKDSVASTVSGVVDKTKGAVTGSVERTKSVVNGSINTVLGMMQFMNSGVDNAITKSELLVDQYFPLTQEELEMEAKKVEGFDVVQKPRYYERLESLSSKLCSRAYHQALTRVKEAKQKSQETISQLHSTFHLIEFARKNMNSANQRIQGAQDKLYVSWVEWKRSIGYDDTDESHCVEMLDFTAVDSTLETDDVPDIIPLEEDK, encoded by the exons ATGGCATCGGTATCAGTGGATCCACAACCG AGCGTGGTGATGAGGGTGGCCAACCTGCCCTTGGTGAGCTCCACCTACGACCTCGTGTCCTCCGCTTATGTCAGTACAAAGGATCAGTACCCGTATTTGAGATCGGTGTGTGAGATGGCCGAGAAGGGTGTGAAGACCGTGACCTCTGTGGCTGTGACAAGCGCGATGCCTATCATCCAGAAGCTGGAACCACAGA TTGCGGTTGCCAATACCTATGCCTGCAAGGGGCTAGACAGGATGGAGGAAAGGCTGCCTATTCTGAACCAGCCGACATCTGAG ATTGTTGCCAATGCCAGAGGTGCTGTAACTGGGGCAAAGGATGTAGTGACAACTACCATGGCTGGAGCCAAGGATTCTGTTGCCAGCACAGTCTCAGGGGTGGTGGATAAGACCAAAGGAGCAGTTACTGGCAGCGTGGAAAGGACCAAGTCTGTGGTCAACGGCAGCATCAATACGGTTTTGGGGATGATGCAGTTCATGAATAGTGGAGTAGATAACGCCATTACCAAGTCAGAGCTGCTGGTAGACCAGTACTTCCCTCTCACTCAGGAGGAGCTGG AGATGGAAGCAAAAAAGGtggaaggatttgatgtggtACAGAAGCCAAGATACTATGAACGTCTGGAGTCCTTGTCCAGCAAGCTCTGCTCCCGGGCCTATCACCAGGCTCTCACCAGGGTTAAAGAGGCCAAACAGAAGAGCCAGGAGACCATTTCTCAGCTCCACTCCACTTTCCATCTG ATTGAATTTGCCAGGAAGAACATGAACAGTGCCAACCAGAGAATCCAGGGTGCTCAGGACAAGCTCTACGTCTCATGGGTGGAGTGGAAGAGAAGCATCGGCTACGACGACACCGACGAGTCCCACTGCGTGGAG ATGCTTGATTTCACTGCTGTTGACTCGACATTGGAGACTGATGATGTTCCTGATATTATTCCTTTGGAAGAAGACAAATGA
- the Plin2 gene encoding perilipin-2 isoform X1, with protein sequence MASVSVDPQPSVVMRVANLPLVSSTYDLVSSAYVSTKDQYPYLRSVCEMAEKGVKTVTSVAVTSAMPIIQKLEPQIAVANTYACKGLDRMEERLPILNQPTSEIVANARGAVTGAKDVVTTTMAGAKDSVASTVSGVVDKTKGAVTGSVERTKSVVNGSINTVLGMMQFMNSGVDNAITKSELLVDQYFPLTQEELEMEAKKVEGFDVVQKPRYYERLESLSSKLCSRAYHQALTRVKEAKQKSQETISQLHSTFHLIEFARKNMNSANQRIQGAQDKLYVSWVEWKRSIGYDDTDESHCVEHIESRTLAIARNLTQQLQTTCQTVLANAQGLPQNIQDQAKHLGVMAGDMYSVFRNAASFKEVSDGVLTSSKGKLQKMKESLDEVMDYFVNNTPLNWLMLDFTAVDSTLETDDVPDIIPLEEDK encoded by the exons ATGGCATCGGTATCAGTGGATCCACAACCG AGCGTGGTGATGAGGGTGGCCAACCTGCCCTTGGTGAGCTCCACCTACGACCTCGTGTCCTCCGCTTATGTCAGTACAAAGGATCAGTACCCGTATTTGAGATCGGTGTGTGAGATGGCCGAGAAGGGTGTGAAGACCGTGACCTCTGTGGCTGTGACAAGCGCGATGCCTATCATCCAGAAGCTGGAACCACAGA TTGCGGTTGCCAATACCTATGCCTGCAAGGGGCTAGACAGGATGGAGGAAAGGCTGCCTATTCTGAACCAGCCGACATCTGAG ATTGTTGCCAATGCCAGAGGTGCTGTAACTGGGGCAAAGGATGTAGTGACAACTACCATGGCTGGAGCCAAGGATTCTGTTGCCAGCACAGTCTCAGGGGTGGTGGATAAGACCAAAGGAGCAGTTACTGGCAGCGTGGAAAGGACCAAGTCTGTGGTCAACGGCAGCATCAATACGGTTTTGGGGATGATGCAGTTCATGAATAGTGGAGTAGATAACGCCATTACCAAGTCAGAGCTGCTGGTAGACCAGTACTTCCCTCTCACTCAGGAGGAGCTGG AGATGGAAGCAAAAAAGGtggaaggatttgatgtggtACAGAAGCCAAGATACTATGAACGTCTGGAGTCCTTGTCCAGCAAGCTCTGCTCCCGGGCCTATCACCAGGCTCTCACCAGGGTTAAAGAGGCCAAACAGAAGAGCCAGGAGACCATTTCTCAGCTCCACTCCACTTTCCATCTG ATTGAATTTGCCAGGAAGAACATGAACAGTGCCAACCAGAGAATCCAGGGTGCTCAGGACAAGCTCTACGTCTCATGGGTGGAGTGGAAGAGAAGCATCGGCTACGACGACACCGACGAGTCCCACTGCGTGGAG caCATCGAGTCACGTACTCTGGCTATTGCCCGCAACCTGACACAGCAGCTCCAGACTACGTGCCAGACAGTCCTGGCCAACGCCCAAGGGTTACCACAGAACATTCAAGACCAGGCCAAACACTTGGGGGTGATGGCAGGCGACATGTACTCGGTGTTCCGCAATGCTGCCTCCTTTAAGGAAGTGTCTGACGGAGTCCTCACTTCTAGCAAGGGGAAGCTGCAGAAAATGAAGGAATCCTTAGATGAAGTTATGGATTACTTTGTAAACAACACGCCTCTCAACTGGCTG ATGCTTGATTTCACTGCTGTTGACTCGACATTGGAGACTGATGATGTTCCTGATATTATTCCTTTGGAAGAAGACAAATGA